One genomic segment of Microbacterium sp. ProA8 includes these proteins:
- a CDS encoding glycosyltransferase, producing the protein MTDPATPDDTPAATARPLKILIGADTFLPHVNGAARFAERLAAGLVTRGHEVHVMAPSRTHREHGTFTEVIEGQPMTMHRLPSWRWYPHDWLTFVMPFRSKYYARRVLDKVKPDVVHSQSHIVIGRGLTREARKRGIPVVATNHVMAENVLDFTILPDSWTRYAVKLAWQDAERTFKMTRAVTTPTRKAAEFLERTIDVQGVIPVSCGIDASNYTADLSPRESHRLVFVGRLTTEKQIDVVLRAIAQLDPALDVRFDIVGSGDQRRNLEQLASDLGISDRIHFHGHTTDDELRSFLTGASAFVIASIAELQSIATMEAMASGLPIVAADAVALPHLVHDGENGYLFRPGDADDLAAKLTTVLTQTPEERERMQRASLEGVKVHDMRRTLDTFEALYRDEPLPE; encoded by the coding sequence GTGACCGATCCTGCGACGCCCGACGACACCCCCGCCGCGACCGCTCGACCGCTGAAGATCCTCATCGGCGCCGACACCTTCCTTCCCCACGTGAACGGCGCCGCCCGCTTCGCCGAGCGCCTCGCCGCCGGACTGGTGACCCGGGGCCACGAGGTGCACGTGATGGCGCCCAGCAGGACCCACCGCGAGCACGGCACGTTCACCGAGGTGATCGAGGGGCAGCCGATGACGATGCATCGCCTGCCGTCGTGGCGCTGGTATCCGCACGACTGGCTGACGTTCGTCATGCCGTTCCGCTCGAAGTACTACGCCCGTCGCGTGCTCGACAAGGTGAAGCCCGACGTCGTGCACAGCCAGTCCCACATCGTGATCGGGCGCGGTCTCACGCGAGAGGCGCGCAAGCGCGGCATCCCCGTGGTGGCCACGAATCACGTCATGGCCGAGAACGTGCTCGACTTCACCATCCTCCCCGACTCGTGGACGCGCTACGCCGTCAAGCTCGCCTGGCAGGACGCCGAGCGCACGTTCAAGATGACCCGCGCCGTCACCACCCCGACCCGCAAGGCCGCCGAGTTCCTCGAGCGCACGATCGACGTCCAGGGTGTCATCCCGGTCAGCTGCGGCATCGACGCCTCGAACTACACGGCCGACCTCTCGCCGCGCGAGTCCCACCGCCTCGTGTTCGTGGGCCGTCTCACGACCGAGAAGCAGATCGACGTCGTGCTGCGCGCGATCGCGCAGCTCGACCCCGCGCTCGACGTGCGCTTCGACATCGTCGGCAGCGGCGACCAGCGCCGCAACCTCGAGCAGCTGGCCTCCGACCTCGGCATCAGCGACCGCATCCACTTCCACGGTCACACCACCGACGACGAGCTGCGATCGTTCCTGACCGGCGCGAGCGCGTTCGTGATCGCCTCGATCGCCGAGCTGCAATCGATCGCGACGATGGAGGCGATGGCGTCCGGCCTGCCGATCGTCGCCGCCGACGCGGTCGCGCTTCCGCACCTCGTGCACGACGGCGAGAACGGCTACCTCTTCCGCCCCGGCGACGCCGACGATCTCGCCGCGAAGCTGACGACGGTGCTGACGCAGACGCCCGAGGAGCGCGAGCGCATGCAGCGTGCCTCGCTCGAGGGCGTCAAGGTGCACGACATGCGCCGCACGCTCGACACGTTCGAGGCGCTGTACCGCGACGAACCGCTGCCCGAGTAG